In the genome of Notamacropus eugenii isolate mMacEug1 chromosome 5, mMacEug1.pri_v2, whole genome shotgun sequence, one region contains:
- the LOC140507211 gene encoding polyglutamine-binding protein 1-like — protein sequence MPLPAALQSRLAKRGLLKLMEPEPEEEIIAEDYDDDPVDYEATRLEGLPPNWYKVFDATCGLPYYWNVETDLVSWLSPHDPGSVITKAARRPKGGPEAEERMECGYHDKASERGGYDKASERGGHDKASERGGHDKASERGGYDKASEHRHDKPDREEAKERRHHRREELAPYPKARKAGRKDEELDPMDPSTYSDAPRGTWSTGLPKKNEAKTGADTTAAGPLFQQRPYPSPGAVLRANAEASRAKQQD from the coding sequence ATGCCGCTCCCCGCCGCCCTCCAGTCCCGCCTGGCCAAGCGAGGCCTCCTCAAGCTTATGGAGCCCGAGCCGGAGGAGGAAATCATCGCCGAGGACTACGACGACGACCCCGTGGACTACGAGGCCACCCGCCTGGAAGGCCTGCCCCCCAACTGGTACAAAGTCTTCGACGCGACCTGCGGCCTTCCCTACTACTGGAACGTGGAGACGGACCTCGTGTCCTGGCTCAGCCCGCACGACCCCGGCTCGGTCATCACCAAGGCGGCCAGGAGGCCCAAGGGCGGCCCGGAGGCGGAGGAGAGGATGGAGTGCGGCTACCACGACAAGGCCTCGGAGCGCGGCGGCTACGACAAGGCCTCGGAGCGCGGCGGCCACGACAAGGCCTCGGAGCGCGGCGGCCACGACAAGGCCTCGGAGCGCGGCGGCTACGACAAGGCCTCGGAGCACCGCCACGACAAGCCCGACCGCGAGGAGGCCAAGGAGCGGCGCCACCACCGCCGCGAGGAGCTGGCCCCCTACCCCAAGGCCAGGAAGGCCGGCCGCAAGGACGAGGAGCTGGACCCCATGGACCCCAGCACCTACTCGGACGCCCCCCGGGGCACGTGGTCCACGGGCCTCCCCAAGAAGAACGAGGCCAAGACGGGCGCGGACACCACGGCGGCCGGGCCCCTGTTCCAGCAGCGGCCTTACCCGTCCCCCGGGGCGGTTCTCCGGGCCAACGCCGAGGCCTCGAGGGCCAAGCAGCAGGACTGA